The Bacteroidia bacterium genome contains the following window.
CTGTTGGTGGCGCTGGTATGTCCCTTTGCTTTGGGGTGGGGGGACGGCCCCGACCCTTGCGTCAGCAAGGGGCACGCCCAAAAAATTAAAAAAAATCAAATTATCTTTCAGGCGTAGCTTAATTTATGAAACTATCTAAAAAATAATAATGTTGAATGTTTGCGTTTTAGCGCGGAAGAGTTTCATAGCGGTAGTATTAGCACAAAGGTTAAAGGTGAATAGGAAAAGGTTTGTGCAGCAGCTTCGGCTGCTGTTCTTATTTTCAATAGTATCTATTTGCGGTTATCCCCCTATTTTTATTCCAAAAATGAGAACATCATCTACTTGCTCCTCGTTTCCTTTCCACTCTTCAAAAGTATTACGCAGCACATTATACTGTGCGTACATCGGCATATCTTTAATTTGTAGAAAGAGTTCTTTCATTCGTTTTCTGCCTAATTTTTTATTTTCAGGTCCGCCAAATTGGTCAGCGTAGCCGTCAGAAGTAAGATAAAGAATAGTAGGTTCGTATATCCAAATAGTGTGCTGCGTAAATTGTTTATTTTTTTCTCCACCTACGGCATATTTATCGCCTTTTATTTCGTGCAGTCCTTGCGAGTTGACATAGTAAAGAGGGTTCATTGCGCCTGCAAATAGAAGTTTATTTTGTCTTGGGTACCAAGTACAGATTACAGCATCCATACCGTCCTTAATTTCGTCATTTTCTTGCTGTAAAGAATTACAAACACCATTATTGAGATGATACAAGATATCTTTAGGTTCATAAACACCACGTTCATGTACGATATGATTCATCAAAGCATCTCCAATCATGCTAATCAGTGCGCCTGGAATTCCATGCCCCGTACAGTCAATCCCTGCCATAATAATAGCTTCACCTTTGTCTGAAAACCAATAGAAATCACCACTTAGTCCATCTCTACCTATGTAAAGCACAAAGAAGTCTGAAACACTTTTACCAATACGTTCTCCAAAGGGAAGTATTGCACTTTGAATACGTTTGCCATATCGGATACTAGAAAGCATTTCGTTGGTTTTTTGTTCTAGTTGTTCATTCATTACACGAAGTTCTTCTGCTTGTTCTAAAATTTGTTGTTTTTGCATCTCTATCTCTGCATTTTTCTCTTGTAAAAGTTGATTAGCTTTTTTTCTGCGTAAATTACTAGTGTAAAGCACTACAGCAAAAGCAATAATCAAGACAAATAAAATAGATAGAACTATAAACAGAGTCCTTTGAAATACCCGCTGCTTTTTCAATAAAGCAATATCAGCTTCTCTTTTTTCTAATTCATACTTAGCCACTACATCACTTTGGTGGTCTAATAACATTCTTTGTCTTAAGCTATTTTCTTGTTTCATGTAATAAAAAGCACGATCTATTTTGTTTAGTGCCGCATAGTTATATGCCAAACCTTGAAAACAAACAAGCATTTCATTTTTCAGACTATCTTGAGTAGCCATTTTCAGTGCTTTTTCTCGGAGTTCAATGGCTTCTTTGTGTTTTTTATTTTGAGTTTCTATATCTGCTAACCCATTATAC
Protein-coding sequences here:
- a CDS encoding tetratricopeptide repeat protein, with translation MFKILPLLLFLFLCNLTWAQPSIYTQRQIDSLKNIVENMSDKDTNKIVFSMILGNALIEKKNGLDYFNQAMSLSIRTGWTYHKNEIKADIAKYYYIRGDYEDAMNYATQALKDAENEKDIKGIIKAKNVIGLVYKDKNNLDASINTFYEAIRLAQNQKYNFVLGDIYMNIGLSFKKTNQLDSALHYQRLSLGIHQKNNNVLEIAKNYNYIGQIYVQNNQKDSARIYFSKAQKIAQKLQANNILIEVYNGLADIETQNKKHKEAIELREKALKMATQDSLKNEMLVCFQGLAYNYAALNKIDRAFYYMKQENSLRQRMLLDHQSDVVAKYELEKREADIALLKKQRVFQRTLFIVLSILFVLIIAFAVVLYTSNLRRKKANQLLQEKNAEIEMQKQQILEQAEELRVMNEQLEQKTNEMLSSIRYGKRIQSAILPFGERIGKSVSDFFVLYIGRDGLSGDFYWFSDKGEAIIMAGIDCTGHGIPGALISMIGDALMNHIVHERGVYEPKDILYHLNNGVCNSLQQENDEIKDGMDAVICTWYPRQNKLLFAGAMNPLYYVNSQGLHEIKGDKYAVGGEKNKQFTQHTIWIYEPTILYLTSDGYADQFGGPENKKLGRKRMKELFLQIKDMPMYAQYNVLRNTFEEWKGNEEQVDDVLIFGIKIGG